In one Pseudomonas sp. 31-12 genomic region, the following are encoded:
- the rbbA gene encoding ribosome-associated ATPase/putative transporter RbbA yields MTALALHAAGLQHRYGQQQVLTDITFSLPAGTRCGLIGPDGAGKSSLLGLIAGVKTLQDGQLDVLSGSIQDRRHRNSLYSRIAFMPQGLGGNLYPELSISENIHFFATLFGLSGTECDQRMQSLLLATDLLRFAERPAGKLSGGMKQKLGLCCALIHEPDLLILDEPTTGVDPLSRRRFWELIDDVRRQRPQLTLLVATAYMEEAEQFEHCLMLDGGKLIAAGLSRDLGAVTPSGKLDEAFTHFQGDTGRDNQPLVIPARTNATADIAIQAHDLTLRFGDFTAVDKVSFAIGRGEIFGFLGSNGCGKTTTMKVLTGLIPASEGSATLLGNPVNAKDLATRKRVGFMSQSFSLYGELSVRQNLDLHARLFDLPKAESAQRIDELIQRFNLGSVAHQPSGALPLGLRQRLSLAVAVLHRPEVLILDEPTSGVDPAARDDFWRLLIELSREQGVTIFLSTHFMNEAQRCDRISLMHAGKVLACDTPAALQQQFNGQTLEAAFVTCLEQAQGPIATSTPPTPVDTTPVPATPMQDSRFSFGRLRALASREGKELLRDKVRMAFALLGAMFMMVIFGYGISLDVEKLAFAVYDQDQTPQSRAYLEAFRSSRYFDEQPPISDAAQLHRRLQRSEIKLALEIPSGFGRDLFAGRQPAVAAWFDGGMPFRAETSRNYVEAVHQANLVQLAEQSSPALNRQTAAKLETRFRYNQDVVSVNAIGPGVMALILAFIPAMLTALGIVREKELGSITNFYATPLTRLEFLLGKQAPYLAISLINLAVLTAMNRWLFGVPFKGSALTLAFGGLLYVLATTSMGLLISAFTRTQIAAILGTMIITSLPTIQFSGLIVPRSSLDGAAAVMGMLFPAGYFLDIAVGTFTKALDIRQLWPQCLALFGFFLGFTGLSLAMLKKQEA; encoded by the coding sequence ATGACCGCCCTGGCGCTGCATGCCGCCGGCCTTCAGCACCGTTACGGCCAACAGCAAGTGCTAACCGACATCACGTTCAGCCTGCCCGCCGGTACCCGATGCGGCTTGATCGGTCCGGATGGCGCCGGAAAATCCAGTCTGTTGGGTTTGATCGCTGGCGTGAAGACGTTACAAGACGGCCAACTGGACGTGCTCAGTGGCTCGATCCAGGATCGACGGCACCGTAACAGCCTCTATTCGCGAATCGCGTTCATGCCTCAAGGCCTGGGCGGCAACCTGTATCCCGAACTGTCGATCAGCGAGAACATTCACTTCTTCGCCACCTTGTTCGGGCTGTCCGGAACCGAATGTGATCAGCGCATGCAAAGTCTGTTGCTGGCCACCGACCTGCTGCGGTTCGCCGAGCGCCCGGCGGGCAAGTTGTCGGGCGGAATGAAACAGAAGCTCGGCCTGTGCTGTGCGCTTATTCATGAGCCCGACCTGCTAATCCTCGACGAGCCGACCACCGGGGTCGATCCCTTGTCCCGGCGGCGCTTCTGGGAGTTGATTGATGACGTTCGGCGCCAGCGCCCGCAACTGACGCTGCTGGTCGCCACCGCGTACATGGAAGAGGCCGAGCAATTCGAACACTGCCTGATGCTCGATGGCGGCAAACTGATCGCCGCCGGTTTGAGCCGCGACCTCGGGGCGGTGACTCCCAGCGGCAAGCTCGATGAGGCCTTTACCCACTTTCAGGGCGACACCGGCCGTGACAACCAGCCGCTGGTGATCCCTGCCCGAACCAACGCCACCGCCGACATCGCCATCCAGGCCCATGACCTGACCCTGCGCTTCGGCGACTTCACGGCGGTGGACAAGGTCAGCTTCGCCATCGGCCGCGGCGAGATCTTCGGGTTTCTGGGCTCCAATGGCTGCGGCAAAACCACCACCATGAAAGTGCTCACCGGGCTGATCCCGGCCAGCGAAGGCAGCGCCACGCTGCTGGGCAATCCGGTGAATGCCAAGGATCTGGCGACCCGCAAACGCGTCGGCTTCATGTCCCAGAGCTTCTCGCTCTATGGCGAACTCAGCGTGCGGCAGAATCTGGATTTGCACGCCCGGTTGTTCGATTTGCCCAAGGCCGAGAGCGCGCAACGCATCGACGAGCTGATCCAGCGCTTCAATCTGGGCAGCGTCGCTCATCAACCGTCTGGAGCACTGCCCCTTGGCCTGCGCCAACGGTTATCCCTGGCGGTGGCGGTGCTGCATCGCCCGGAAGTGCTGATCCTCGATGAACCGACGTCCGGCGTCGATCCGGCTGCCCGGGATGATTTCTGGCGGTTGCTGATCGAACTGTCTCGTGAACAGGGCGTGACGATTTTCCTGTCCACGCACTTCATGAATGAAGCCCAGCGCTGCGACCGCATCTCGCTGATGCACGCCGGCAAGGTACTGGCCTGCGACACCCCGGCAGCCTTGCAACAGCAGTTCAATGGCCAGACACTGGAGGCGGCGTTCGTCACTTGCCTGGAACAGGCCCAAGGCCCGATCGCAACGTCGACGCCGCCAACGCCCGTCGACACGACGCCCGTACCAGCCACACCGATGCAAGATAGCCGCTTCAGCTTTGGACGGTTACGGGCGCTGGCGAGTCGTGAAGGCAAGGAATTGCTGCGCGATAAAGTGCGCATGGCTTTTGCACTGCTCGGGGCAATGTTCATGATGGTCATCTTCGGCTACGGCATTTCCCTGGACGTGGAAAAACTCGCCTTCGCGGTTTACGACCAGGACCAGACCCCACAAAGCCGGGCGTACCTGGAGGCTTTCCGCAGCTCCCGTTATTTCGACGAACAACCGCCCATCAGCGACGCGGCGCAATTGCATCGACGATTACAGCGCTCGGAAATCAAACTGGCCCTGGAGATCCCGTCGGGATTTGGCCGAGATCTGTTCGCTGGTCGCCAACCCGCGGTGGCAGCCTGGTTCGATGGCGGCATGCCGTTTCGCGCCGAAACCAGCCGCAATTACGTGGAAGCGGTACACCAGGCCAACCTGGTGCAATTGGCCGAGCAGTCCAGCCCCGCACTGAACCGGCAAACGGCAGCCAAACTGGAAACCCGCTTCCGTTACAACCAGGATGTCGTCAGCGTCAACGCCATCGGTCCCGGAGTGATGGCGCTGATCCTGGCGTTCATTCCGGCCATGCTGACGGCACTGGGCATCGTGCGGGAGAAAGAACTGGGCTCGATCACCAACTTCTACGCCACACCGCTGACACGACTGGAGTTCCTGTTAGGTAAACAAGCGCCGTATCTGGCCATCAGTCTGATCAACCTCGCCGTCCTGACAGCCATGAACCGCTGGCTGTTCGGCGTGCCCTTCAAGGGCAGCGCCCTGACCCTGGCCTTCGGCGGACTGCTCTACGTGCTGGCAACCACCAGCATGGGCCTGTTGATTTCGGCGTTCACCCGAACCCAGATCGCCGCCATTCTCGGCACCATGATCATTACCAGTCTGCCGACCATTCAGTTTTCCGGCTTGATCGTGCCGCGGTCGTCCCTTGATGGCGCGGCTGCTGTCATGGGGATGCTGTTTCCAGCGGGCTATTTCCTCGATATCGCCGTTGGCACATTTACCAAGGCACTGGATATCCGGCAGCTGTGGCCGCAATGCCTCGCACTGTTCGGGTTTTTTCTGGGTTTCACCGGCCTTAGCCTGGCCATGCTGAAAAAGCAGGAGGCCTGA
- a CDS encoding ABC transporter permease, which produces MHKLAHILRLGLKELTSLRHDSVLLLFLFYAFTVAIYMPAAGSVIGVHNASVAIVDEDHSHLSRQLAQALQPPEFQPPVALPYEQLDEVLDSGRFTFVINVPANFQADLLAGRQPAVQVNVDATAMSQAFMGAGYIGRIFQRELLTYSGQGDAASKAPVLLTTRALFNTNLEGGWFLAVIQIVNNITILAIILTGTALLREREHGTLDHLLVLPLTALEIMLAKIWSNMLVVVLCTWVSLEVIVKGALGVPLAGSMTLFLLVTAIYLFASTALGIFLATLARSTPQFGLLAIPVIIPMLLLSGGSTPLDSMPQWLQWVMQGSPSTHFVSLSAAILFRDAGIGVVWPDLLALSAIGLLFFIIALMRFRKSLAS; this is translated from the coding sequence ATGCACAAGCTTGCGCACATCCTGCGTCTTGGCCTCAAGGAACTCACCAGCCTGCGACACGACAGCGTGTTGCTGCTGTTCCTGTTCTATGCCTTCACCGTCGCGATCTACATGCCGGCTGCGGGCTCGGTGATCGGCGTGCACAACGCCAGCGTGGCCATCGTCGATGAAGATCACAGCCACCTGTCACGACAATTGGCGCAAGCCCTGCAACCGCCGGAATTCCAGCCTCCGGTGGCGCTGCCCTACGAACAACTGGACGAAGTACTCGACAGCGGGCGATTCACGTTCGTCATCAATGTCCCGGCCAATTTCCAGGCGGATCTGTTGGCTGGCCGCCAGCCAGCCGTGCAGGTCAACGTCGACGCCACCGCCATGAGCCAAGCGTTCATGGGCGCGGGGTACATCGGACGGATTTTCCAGCGCGAATTGCTGACCTACAGTGGCCAGGGCGATGCGGCGAGCAAAGCCCCCGTGCTGTTGACGACGAGAGCGCTGTTCAATACCAACCTGGAGGGTGGCTGGTTCCTGGCAGTGATTCAAATCGTCAACAACATAACCATTCTCGCCATCATCCTGACCGGCACAGCGCTACTGCGTGAACGCGAACACGGCACCCTCGACCATTTGCTGGTGCTGCCCCTGACGGCGCTTGAAATCATGCTGGCGAAAATCTGGAGCAACATGCTGGTGGTGGTGCTATGCACCTGGGTCTCGCTGGAGGTGATCGTCAAAGGTGCACTCGGCGTGCCTCTGGCCGGCTCCATGACCCTGTTCTTGCTGGTGACGGCCATTTATCTGTTCGCCAGCACAGCGCTGGGGATATTCCTCGCGACCCTCGCCCGCTCTACACCGCAATTCGGCCTGCTGGCCATTCCGGTGATCATCCCGATGTTGCTGCTCTCCGGGGGCAGTACGCCGCTCGACAGCATGCCGCAATGGCTGCAATGGGTGATGCAAGGCTCGCCCTCGACGCACTTCGTCAGCCTCAGTGCGGCGATACTGTTTCGCGATGCGGGCATCGGTGTGGTATGGCCGGACTTGCTGGCATTAAGCGCCATTGGCCTGCTGTTCTTCATCATTGCGCTGATGCGGTTTCGCAAAAGCCTGGCGTCCTGA
- a CDS encoding NADPH:quinone oxidoreductase family protein produces the protein MKAVLCKAFGPAESLVLEDVASPVAKKNEILLDVHAAGVNFPDTLIIEGKYQFKPPFPFSPGGEAAGVVSAVGEKVSHLKVGDRVMALTGWGSFAEQVAVPGYNVLPIPPSMDFNTAAAFSMTYGTSMHALKQRGNLQPGETLLVLGASGGVGLAAVEIGKAMGARVIAAASSAEKLAVAKAAGADELINYSETSLKDEIKRLTDGQGADVIYDPVGGDLFDQAIRAIAWNGRLLVVGFASGRIPELPVNLALLKGAAVVGVFWGSFAQRQPQDNAANFQQLFGWFAEGKLKPLVSQVYPLSNAAQAINDLGQRKAVGKVVVQVR, from the coding sequence ATGAAAGCCGTGCTGTGCAAAGCCTTCGGCCCCGCCGAATCGCTGGTGCTGGAAGACGTCGCCAGTCCTGTCGCGAAGAAGAATGAAATCCTGCTGGACGTGCATGCCGCCGGGGTGAATTTCCCGGACACGCTGATCATCGAGGGCAAATACCAGTTCAAGCCGCCCTTCCCGTTTTCCCCGGGTGGCGAAGCGGCCGGAGTGGTCAGTGCGGTGGGTGAGAAGGTCAGCCACCTCAAGGTCGGTGACCGGGTCATGGCCCTGACCGGCTGGGGCAGCTTTGCCGAACAAGTCGCGGTGCCGGGCTACAACGTGCTGCCGATCCCGCCATCGATGGACTTCAACACCGCCGCCGCGTTCAGCATGACCTACGGCACATCGATGCATGCGCTCAAGCAACGGGGCAACCTGCAACCGGGTGAAACCCTGCTGGTGCTCGGCGCTTCCGGCGGTGTCGGCCTGGCCGCCGTGGAAATCGGCAAAGCCATGGGCGCCCGCGTGATCGCCGCTGCCAGCAGCGCCGAAAAACTTGCGGTGGCCAAGGCTGCCGGCGCCGATGAATTGATCAACTACAGCGAAACCAGCCTCAAGGACGAGATCAAACGCCTGACCGACGGCCAGGGTGCCGACGTGATCTACGATCCGGTCGGTGGTGACCTGTTCGACCAGGCCATCCGTGCAATCGCCTGGAACGGCCGGCTACTGGTCGTCGGATTCGCCAGCGGCCGCATTCCGGAACTGCCGGTGAACCTGGCGCTGCTCAAGGGTGCGGCGGTGGTCGGCGTGTTCTGGGGTTCGTTTGCCCAACGCCAGCCGCAGGACAACGCGGCAAACTTCCAGCAATTGTTTGGCTGGTTTGCCGAGGGCAAGTTGAAACCACTGGTGTCGCAGGTGTATCCGCTGAGCAATGCGGCGCAGGCGATCAATGATCTTGGCCAGCGCAAGGCGGTCGGGAAAGTGGTGGTTCAGGTTCGCTGA
- a CDS encoding flagellar basal body-associated protein FliL, protein MKAWIMLLLALSLPVAAMAEEAKEGEAPKVNYITLSPPFVGNYGLDGTPKLKVYKADVALRVTGDEATKAVKANEPLIRNQLVALFAQQTTEAMSNVEAKEKLRQEALKQTQQVMNDETGKPVVEDLLFNNLIIQ, encoded by the coding sequence GTGAAAGCGTGGATCATGTTGTTGCTGGCCCTGTCTCTGCCCGTGGCAGCGATGGCCGAAGAAGCCAAAGAAGGTGAAGCTCCGAAGGTCAATTACATCACCCTGAGCCCGCCGTTCGTGGGCAACTACGGGCTGGACGGTACGCCGAAGCTCAAGGTCTACAAGGCCGATGTGGCCTTGCGCGTGACCGGTGACGAGGCGACAAAAGCGGTGAAGGCCAACGAGCCGTTGATCCGCAATCAGCTGGTGGCGTTGTTTGCGCAGCAGACGACCGAAGCGATGAGCAACGTTGAAGCCAAGGAAAAGCTGCGTCAGGAAGCTTTGAAGCAGACTCAGCAAGTGATGAATGACGAAACCGGCAAGCCGGTGGTTGAGGATTTGTTGTTCAACAACCTCATCATTCAGTAA
- the pepP gene encoding Xaa-Pro aminopeptidase translates to MIHIPKSEYSRRRKALMAQMEPNSIAILPAAAVAIRNRDVEHVYRQDSDFQYLSGFPEPQAVIVLMPGREHGEYILFCRERNAERELWDGLRAGQEGAIRDFGADDAFPITDIDDILPGLIEGRDRVYSAMGSNPEFDRHLMEWINVIRSKAHLGAQPPNEYVALDHLLHDMRLYKSAAEVKVMREAARISAQAHIRAMQASRAGLHEFSLEAELDYEFRKGGAKMPAYGSIVAAGRNSCILHYQQNDAVLKDGDLVLIDAGCEIDCYASDITRTWPVNGKYSAEQKAIYELVLASQEAAFAEIAPNKHWNQAHEATVRVITAGLVKLGLLQGDVDELIASEAYKAFYMHRAGHWLGMDVHDVGEYKVGGEWRVLEVGMALTVEPGIYISPDNQNVAKKWRGIGVRIEDDVVVTKNGCEILTQGVPKTVAEIEALMAAARTQAA, encoded by the coding sequence ATGATTCATATCCCGAAATCGGAATACAGCCGTCGCCGCAAGGCCTTGATGGCGCAGATGGAACCCAACAGTATCGCGATCCTGCCCGCCGCCGCGGTGGCCATTCGCAACCGCGACGTCGAGCACGTCTACCGCCAGGACAGCGATTTCCAGTACCTGAGCGGCTTCCCCGAGCCGCAGGCTGTCATCGTGCTGATGCCTGGTCGCGAACATGGCGAATACATTCTGTTCTGCCGAGAACGCAACGCCGAGCGCGAGTTGTGGGACGGCCTGCGCGCCGGCCAGGAAGGCGCGATCCGCGACTTCGGCGCCGACGATGCGTTTCCCATCACCGACATCGACGACATCCTGCCGGGCCTGATCGAAGGTCGGGACCGGGTGTATTCGGCCATGGGCAGCAACCCGGAATTCGACCGGCACCTGATGGAGTGGATCAACGTGATCCGCTCTAAAGCGCACCTCGGCGCCCAGCCGCCGAACGAATACGTTGCCCTGGATCATCTGCTGCACGACATGCGCCTGTATAAATCGGCGGCAGAAGTGAAGGTGATGCGCGAAGCCGCACGGATTTCCGCCCAGGCGCACATCCGCGCGATGCAGGCGAGCCGGGCCGGACTGCACGAATTCAGCCTTGAAGCCGAGCTCGACTACGAGTTCCGCAAGGGTGGAGCGAAGATGCCGGCCTACGGTTCGATCGTCGCCGCCGGGCGCAACAGCTGCATCCTGCATTACCAGCAGAATGACGCAGTGCTCAAGGACGGCGACCTGGTCCTGATCGATGCCGGTTGCGAGATCGACTGCTACGCCAGCGACATCACCCGCACCTGGCCGGTCAACGGCAAGTATTCAGCGGAGCAGAAAGCGATTTACGAGTTGGTGCTGGCGTCGCAAGAAGCTGCATTCGCCGAAATCGCCCCGAACAAACACTGGAATCAGGCGCACGAAGCCACGGTCCGGGTGATTACCGCCGGTTTGGTGAAGTTGGGCCTGTTGCAGGGCGACGTTGACGAGTTGATCGCCAGCGAAGCCTATAAAGCGTTTTACATGCACCGCGCCGGCCACTGGCTGGGCATGGATGTGCATGATGTCGGCGAGTACAAGGTCGGCGGCGAATGGCGGGTGCTGGAAGTCGGCATGGCGCTGACCGTGGAGCCGGGTATCTACATTTCCCCGGACAACCAGAACGTAGCGAAGAAATGGCGCGGCATAGGCGTGCGCATCGAGGACGACGTGGTGGTCACCAAAAACGGTTGTGAAATCCTGACCCAAGGCGTGCCAAAAACGGTCGCCGAGATCGAGGCCTTGATGGCTGCCGCGCGGACACAAGCCGCATGA
- a CDS encoding energy transducer TonB, which translates to MRWLVFLLLLVGSVGVWAGEVFLLPENNPKPIYPRELFRAGVTGEVRVRFTVYADGSVNKISILQSDHPDLAEATRKAITQWRFKPWAVEGDLPAEQEVTAPMVFRLDLDTPIHANQWLQRLRCRDVNEAMGDIPEYAWVDAALFGYTRAYLSNVIYTEQLEKEQRLALIAKLNKRVPKIVRECRNSPVRKYMSLLPEDIRKLL; encoded by the coding sequence ATGCGGTGGTTGGTGTTTTTGCTTTTGTTGGTTGGGTCAGTGGGTGTTTGGGCTGGGGAGGTGTTTTTGCTCCCTGAAAACAATCCGAAGCCTATTTACCCTAGAGAACTATTCCGAGCCGGTGTGACGGGTGAGGTCAGGGTCAGATTCACGGTGTATGCCGACGGCTCGGTCAACAAAATTAGCATTTTACAAAGCGACCATCCCGATCTGGCAGAGGCGACCAGGAAGGCAATCACGCAATGGCGCTTCAAGCCGTGGGCAGTCGAAGGGGACTTGCCTGCTGAGCAGGAAGTGACGGCCCCAATGGTTTTCAGACTGGATCTTGATACGCCCATTCACGCTAACCAATGGCTCCAGCGGTTGAGATGCCGTGATGTTAATGAGGCGATGGGCGACATTCCGGAATACGCATGGGTTGATGCGGCCTTGTTTGGTTACACGCGGGCCTATCTGTCGAATGTGATTTATACGGAACAGTTGGAAAAAGAGCAGCGCCTGGCATTGATTGCCAAGTTGAACAAGCGCGTGCCGAAAATCGTTCGGGAGTGCCGGAACAGCCCGGTTCGCAAATACATGAGCTTGCTGCCGGAAGATATCCGGAAGTTGCTTTAG
- a CDS encoding cell division protein ZapA → MSSSNSVTVQILDKEYSIICPQEERSNLVSAARYLDGKMREIRSSGKVIGADRIAVMAALNITHDLLHKEERPDVQASGSTREQVRDLLDRVDLVLATDPDVTKG, encoded by the coding sequence ATGAGTTCAAGCAATAGCGTTACCGTGCAGATCCTCGATAAAGAATATTCGATCATCTGCCCCCAGGAAGAGCGCAGCAACCTGGTGAGCGCCGCCCGTTACCTGGACGGCAAGATGCGCGAAATCCGCAGCAGCGGCAAAGTCATCGGTGCCGACCGCATCGCCGTGATGGCCGCGCTGAACATCACCCACGATCTTTTGCACAAGGAAGAGCGCCCGGATGTGCAGGCCAGCGGCTCGACGCGAGAGCAGGTTCGCGACCTGCTGGATCGCGTCGATCTGGTGCTCGCCACCGATCCGGACGTCACCAAGGGCTGA
- a CDS encoding YecA family protein: protein MPIQNSPYQAFATLLTSSGHNVSPAELHGLLLGRSCAGAGFNAEEWLIDAAELLETEPQDNVRNALIGLQEMVKGELTGDDVTVVLLLPTDDEPLAERAAALGQWCQGFLSGFGLNCRDSSMLSTEATEVLQDLAAISQVQDALEESEDGESDYMEVMEYLRVAPLLLFSETKKADVPPAAKPSLH from the coding sequence ATGCCCATTCAGAATTCCCCGTACCAAGCCTTCGCCACACTGCTGACTTCCAGCGGTCATAACGTCTCGCCTGCCGAACTGCATGGCCTGCTGCTCGGCCGCAGCTGCGCCGGTGCGGGCTTCAATGCAGAAGAGTGGTTGATCGATGCCGCCGAGCTGCTCGAAACCGAGCCCCAGGATAATGTCCGCAATGCCTTGATCGGCTTGCAGGAGATGGTCAAGGGCGAGCTCACCGGCGACGACGTGACGGTCGTTCTGCTGCTGCCGACCGATGACGAACCGCTGGCTGAGCGTGCCGCGGCACTGGGCCAATGGTGCCAGGGCTTCCTCAGCGGTTTCGGCCTGAACTGCCGTGACAGCAGCATGCTGAGCACTGAAGCCACTGAAGTGTTGCAGGATCTGGCCGCCATTTCCCAAGTGCAAGACGCCCTGGAAGAGTCCGAAGACGGCGAAAGCGACTACATGGAAGTGATGGAATACCTGCGCGTTGCGCCGCTGCTGCTGTTCTCGGAAACCAAAAAAGCCGATGTGCCGCCAGCCGCCAAGCCGTCGTTGCATTAA
- a CDS encoding 5-formyltetrahydrofolate cyclo-ligase produces MTEPALLPRPQLRRMLRKARRALTPSQQRQAARGLYKQLAQQPLFRRAKHISLYLPTDGEIDPRLLLRAAQRRGKATYLPVLSAWPRTKMVFQRIRPGEKLKPNRFRILEPRHNLARQRKVWALDLVLLPLVGFDDVGGRLGMGGGFYDRSLAYLARRKNWRKPTLLGLAHECQKVERLAQASWDVPLQGTVTDKAWYFAG; encoded by the coding sequence ATGACCGAACCTGCGCTGCTGCCCCGCCCGCAACTTCGACGCATGCTGCGCAAGGCCCGCCGCGCACTGACACCCAGTCAACAGCGCCAGGCTGCTCGCGGGCTGTACAAGCAATTAGCCCAGCAGCCGCTGTTTCGCCGGGCAAAACACATCTCCCTGTATCTGCCCACCGACGGTGAAATCGACCCGCGCTTGCTGCTGCGCGCTGCGCAACGTCGGGGCAAGGCGACTTATCTACCGGTGCTCAGTGCCTGGCCGCGAACCAAAATGGTGTTCCAGCGGATTCGTCCCGGTGAAAAGCTGAAGCCCAACCGCTTTCGCATTCTCGAACCCCGGCACAACCTCGCCCGTCAGCGCAAAGTCTGGGCGCTGGACCTGGTCCTATTGCCGTTGGTGGGATTTGACGACGTCGGCGGACGCCTGGGAATGGGCGGCGGTTTCTACGATCGAAGCCTCGCCTATCTGGCGCGCAGGAAAAACTGGCGCAAGCCGACACTGCTGGGGCTGGCCCATGAATGTCAGAAGGTAGAACGATTGGCTCAGGCGAGCTGGGATGTGCCGTTGCAAGGAACGGTAACCGACAAGGCGTGGTATTTCGCAGGTTAG
- a CDS encoding TIGR02449 family protein yields MEDTDLQALMARLELLINRVEQLKSQNGLLLAQEKTWREERAHLIEKNEIARRKVESMISRLKALEQDS; encoded by the coding sequence ATGGAAGACACCGACCTGCAAGCGCTGATGGCCAGACTCGAACTGCTAATTAATCGGGTCGAGCAACTTAAGAGTCAAAACGGACTCCTATTAGCTCAGGAAAAAACCTGGCGCGAGGAACGCGCTCACCTCATTGAAAAGAACGAAATCGCCCGGCGTAAGGTCGAATCAATGATTTCGCGCCTCAAGGCCCTGGAGCAAGACTCATGA
- a CDS encoding EVE domain-containing protein → MAYWLMKSEPDELSIKDLAKLGKARWDGVRNYQARNFLRTMAVGDEFFFYHSSCPEPGIAGIGKIVEAAYPDPTALEPESHYYDPKATAEKNAWSAIDVAHVETFAKVLKLDYLKQQTALAQMPLVQKGSRLSVMPVTAEQWAAVLGLR, encoded by the coding sequence ATGGCCTATTGGCTGATGAAATCCGAGCCCGATGAACTCTCGATCAAAGATCTTGCGAAGCTTGGAAAAGCGCGCTGGGACGGGGTTCGCAACTATCAGGCGCGTAACTTTTTGCGGACGATGGCAGTGGGCGACGAGTTTTTCTTCTATCACTCCAGCTGCCCCGAGCCCGGGATTGCCGGGATCGGAAAGATTGTTGAAGCGGCGTATCCGGACCCGACGGCGCTGGAGCCGGAAAGTCATTACTACGATCCCAAGGCCACGGCAGAGAAAAACGCCTGGAGCGCGATTGATGTGGCGCATGTCGAGACGTTTGCCAAAGTGTTAAAGCTGGATTACTTGAAGCAGCAGACGGCGTTGGCGCAGATGCCGTTGGTGCAGAAAGGTTCGCGGCTTTCGGTGATGCCCGTCACCGCCGAGCAATGGGCAGCGGTGTTGGGCCTGCGCTGA
- a CDS encoding HlyD family secretion protein codes for MSIHSRSSLFFAFLLGALLLAAGGFGYWKSTLNRLPEGLYVGNGRLEATEVQIASKTPGRLAEVLVDEGDKVTKGQLLARMDTRTLEAQRRQAEAEVIRARENLNAAQANVQLRQSEQRLAQQELNRSQELFKRGFASGQIIDQQQSRFDTGNAAVAAARAQVSAVGAAIGAAQAQVAQLTSEIDDSSLRAPIDGVIQLRMAEPGEVLGAGGRVLLLIDPNDQYMNLYLAASVVGRLAVGDEARVLLDALPGQPLPAKISFVAAKSQFTPKEVETRDERQKLVFRVKLRLTQPSSVPLAKPGMPGNGYVRTAPIAWPANLQ; via the coding sequence ATGTCGATTCACAGCCGCTCTTCACTCTTTTTCGCCTTTTTACTGGGCGCTTTGCTGCTGGCTGCCGGGGGGTTTGGTTATTGGAAGTCGACCCTTAACCGACTCCCCGAAGGGTTGTATGTCGGTAATGGTCGACTTGAAGCCACTGAAGTACAGATCGCCAGCAAAACACCCGGCCGGCTGGCCGAAGTCCTGGTCGATGAAGGCGACAAGGTGACCAAGGGTCAACTGCTGGCACGCATGGACACCCGGACCCTCGAAGCCCAGCGCAGGCAGGCTGAAGCCGAAGTGATACGCGCCCGGGAGAACCTCAATGCCGCCCAGGCTAATGTGCAACTGCGCCAGAGCGAGCAACGGCTTGCGCAGCAAGAGCTCAACCGCTCCCAGGAATTGTTCAAACGCGGTTTCGCCAGCGGCCAGATCATCGACCAACAGCAATCGCGCTTCGACACCGGCAACGCGGCCGTCGCCGCAGCCCGCGCTCAGGTGTCCGCTGTCGGCGCAGCCATTGGCGCGGCACAGGCACAAGTCGCTCAGTTGACCAGCGAAATTGACGACAGCAGCCTGCGGGCGCCCATTGACGGGGTGATTCAGCTGCGTATGGCCGAACCCGGTGAAGTCCTCGGTGCCGGCGGGCGGGTATTGCTGCTGATCGATCCGAATGACCAGTACATGAACCTCTATCTCGCCGCATCCGTCGTCGGACGCCTGGCGGTCGGTGATGAAGCGCGGGTCCTGCTGGACGCCCTGCCCGGCCAGCCGTTGCCGGCGAAAATCAGCTTCGTGGCGGCCAAGTCGCAGTTCACACCCAAAGAAGTCGAGACCCGCGACGAACGTCAGAAACTGGTGTTTCGGGTCAAGCTACGCCTGACCCAACCCAGCAGCGTGCCCCTAGCCAAACCGGGGATGCCCGGTAACGGCTACGTGCGCACGGCGCCCATTGCCTGGCCGGCCAATCTTCAATGA